Proteins found in one Fundidesulfovibrio terrae genomic segment:
- a CDS encoding hybrid sensor histidine kinase/response regulator produces the protein MSEKVLLVDDEDAIREILGLSIADLGYEVQTAGSGEEALETLELFSPTIVLTDIKMPGMDGIELLKRVKAENPDIEVIMISGHGDMDLVVKSLQQEALDFITKPIRDELLVSALRRAADKISMRRQLREHTLNLERIVKEKSARLVELERQLAVGQVVEGLSSAMRCLVETCDEGMGYFNELPCFISIHNRYLEVVAVNQLYRDRLGDKTGQQSWEVYAQRQGSGNACPVAMTIEHGTSQRSRETLMDLEGREVPVIVHTAPIMSKEGQVELVIELSVDVTEVGRLQEELRSAREKYHRLFDSAPCYIEVVDRDFNIVEANRRFRQDFGEIRAAKCHDVFKHREDPCQECPIIQTFDDGESHQWETVVTTRDGAQRIVLIQTAPVHDEQGNIEQVMEISTDITQIRELQDHLASLGLMLGSMSHGVKGLLTSLDGGVYKVEAGFKRDDPGRLREGWAIVKDKIGRIRKMVLDILYYAKSREAETAPVDLAGFASDLAAIIEPKAALRRVAFQLEAAPDLGSMDLDETAMSAALVNFLENAVDACAEDDTRPEHHVVLKVAADARNVRFEVADDGMGMDQETREKMFTLFFSSKGSRGTGLGLFISNQVIERHGGTIDVRSEPGEGTSIIVTVPRTRSA, from the coding sequence ATGAGCGAGAAGGTGTTGTTGGTCGACGACGAGGACGCCATCCGGGAGATACTCGGGCTCTCCATCGCCGACCTGGGCTACGAGGTCCAGACGGCGGGCAGCGGCGAGGAGGCCCTGGAAACCCTCGAGCTGTTCTCGCCCACTATCGTCCTCACCGACATCAAGATGCCCGGCATGGACGGCATCGAGCTCCTGAAACGCGTCAAGGCGGAGAATCCGGACATCGAGGTCATCATGATCTCCGGCCACGGGGACATGGACCTGGTCGTCAAAAGCCTCCAGCAGGAGGCCCTGGACTTCATCACCAAGCCCATCCGCGACGAGCTTCTGGTGAGCGCGCTGAGGCGCGCCGCCGACAAGATTTCCATGCGCCGCCAGCTGCGCGAACACACCCTGAACCTGGAGCGCATCGTCAAGGAAAAGTCCGCCCGGCTGGTGGAGCTCGAGCGCCAGCTGGCCGTGGGCCAGGTGGTGGAGGGGCTGTCCTCGGCCATGCGCTGCTTGGTGGAGACCTGCGACGAGGGCATGGGCTACTTCAACGAGCTGCCCTGCTTCATCTCCATCCACAACCGGTACCTCGAGGTGGTGGCCGTCAACCAGCTCTACCGGGACCGCCTGGGCGACAAGACCGGCCAGCAGTCCTGGGAGGTCTACGCCCAGCGCCAGGGCAGCGGCAACGCCTGCCCCGTGGCCATGACCATCGAGCACGGCACGTCCCAGCGCAGCCGCGAAACCCTGATGGACTTGGAGGGCAGGGAGGTGCCGGTCATCGTGCACACCGCGCCCATCATGAGCAAGGAAGGGCAGGTTGAGCTGGTCATCGAGCTCTCCGTGGACGTGACCGAGGTGGGCAGGCTCCAGGAGGAGCTGCGCTCCGCCCGCGAGAAGTACCACCGCCTCTTCGACTCCGCGCCCTGCTACATCGAGGTGGTGGACCGCGACTTCAACATCGTGGAGGCCAACCGCCGCTTCCGGCAGGACTTCGGCGAGATACGCGCCGCCAAATGCCACGACGTCTTCAAGCACCGCGAGGACCCCTGCCAGGAATGCCCCATCATCCAGACCTTCGACGACGGCGAATCCCACCAGTGGGAGACCGTGGTCACCACCAGGGACGGCGCCCAGCGCATCGTGCTCATCCAGACGGCCCCGGTGCACGACGAGCAAGGGAACATCGAGCAGGTGATGGAAATTTCCACCGACATCACCCAGATTCGCGAACTGCAGGATCATCTGGCCTCGCTGGGGCTTATGCTCGGGTCCATGTCCCACGGCGTGAAGGGATTGCTCACGTCGCTGGACGGCGGGGTGTACAAGGTGGAGGCCGGGTTCAAGCGTGACGACCCAGGCCGCCTGCGCGAGGGCTGGGCCATCGTCAAGGACAAGATCGGGCGCATCCGCAAGATGGTGCTGGACATCCTCTATTACGCCAAGTCCCGCGAGGCCGAGACCGCGCCGGTGGATCTGGCGGGCTTCGCCTCGGACCTGGCCGCCATCATCGAGCCCAAGGCGGCCCTGCGCAGGGTGGCGTTCCAGCTCGAGGCCGCTCCCGACCTGGGGTCCATGGATCTGGACGAGACGGCCATGTCCGCCGCCCTGGTGAATTTCCTTGAGAACGCCGTGGACGCATGCGCCGAGGACGACACCCGGCCCGAGCACCATGTCGTGCTCAAAGTGGCGGCCGACGCCCGGAACGTGCGTTTCGAGGTCGCGGACGACGGCATGGGCATGGACCAAGAGACCCGCGAGAAGATGTTCACCCTGTTCTTCTCGTCCAAGGGGTCGCGCGGCACGGGCCTGGGGCTCTTCATCTCCAACCAGGTCATCGAGCGCCACGGCGGGACCATCGACGTGCGTTCCGAGCCCGGAGAGGGCACCTCCATCATCGTCACCGTGCCGAGGACCAGATCCGCATGA
- a CDS encoding response regulator: protein MAKKILIIDDDPEIISYLKDVFEEAGYETVGAKNGVEGLEMAQVHVPDLITLDMDMPARGGTLFYVKLRQEPQLAEIPVIVISGVGPRPPVLTKNVPVLTKPVDTEKTLKMVAEMIGA from the coding sequence ATGGCCAAGAAGATCCTCATCATCGACGACGATCCCGAGATCATCTCGTACCTCAAGGACGTCTTTGAAGAGGCCGGCTATGAGACCGTGGGCGCCAAGAACGGCGTCGAGGGCCTGGAAATGGCCCAGGTCCACGTCCCCGATCTCATCACCCTGGACATGGACATGCCCGCCCGCGGCGGCACCCTGTTCTACGTCAAGCTCCGCCAGGAACCCCAGCTGGCCGAGATCCCCGTCATCGTGATCAGCGGCGTGGGCCCCCGCCCGCCGGTGCTCACCAAGAACGTCCCCGTGCTGACCAAGCCCGTGGACACCGAGAAGACCCTGAAAATGGTCGCGGAGATGATCGGCGCCTAG